One Ostrea edulis chromosome 2, xbOstEdul1.1, whole genome shotgun sequence genomic region harbors:
- the LOC125679289 gene encoding uncharacterized protein LOC125679289 isoform X2, with protein sequence MMNLVVSGRMFAHHYRLDETGKTFRDFEKLTSDCLTFLVTSEVCFTKALYDPDVPKNTLLTTIKGGYIGNTSFNSHSLLKTENSDLLISNINQVVSIDPKSRRPKPLPDWWKMKYAESAKQFQSYKLEKFPRAENTSVYHVKVAWSDTDMNNHTTWSAYVRYAKDGAHNAARTGSLPNFEENLRKGISKIQSHYLGECLEGDELVVYIWEDVGECYQLKCHIDKDKDCLFQCVISFFN encoded by the coding sequence ATGATGAACCTTGTGGTGTCTGGCAGGATGTTTGCTCACCATTACCGATTAGATGAAACAGGCAAGACTTTCAGGGATTTTGAAAAACTGACCAGTGATTGCTTAACATTCCTTGTGACATCAGAGGTCTGTTTCACAAAGGCCCTTTATGACCCTGATGTCCCTAAAAATACACTACTGACCACCATCAAGGGAGGCTATATTGGAAACACTTCCTTTAATTCACACTCTTTGTTGAAGACAGAAAATAGTGACCTCCTAATCAGCAACATCAATCAAGTTGTCAGCATAGATCCCAAAAGCAGACGACCAAAGCCACTACCAGACTGGTGGAAAATGAAATATGCAGAGTCAGCAAAACAATTCCAGTCCTATAAACTGGAAAAATTTCCTCGGGCAGAGAATACAAGTGTCTACCATGTGAAAGTAGCTTGGAGTGATACAGACATGAATAACCATACCACATGGAGTGCCTATGTCAGATATGCCAAGGATGGTGCCCATAATGCAGCCCGAACTGGTTCCCTGCCCAACTTTGAGGAAAACCTAAGGAAGGGAATCAGCAAAATTCAGTCACATTATCTAGGAGAGTGTTTAGAGGGGGATGAACTTGTAGTTTATATATGGGAAGATGTAGGAGAATGCTATCAATTGAAATGTCACATTGATAAGGATAAGGACTGTTTATTTCAATgtgtaatttcattttttaattag
- the LOC125679289 gene encoding uncharacterized protein LOC125679289 isoform X1 produces MAAVARNPGYKRISRHFFKTCGFKLVSVDETVVEATVSHPGPTIADYDVYGQPKIWNMMNLVVSGRMFAHHYRLDETGKTFRDFEKLTSDCLTFLVTSEVCFTKALYDPDVPKNTLLTTIKGGYIGNTSFNSHSLLKTENSDLLISNINQVVSIDPKSRRPKPLPDWWKMKYAESAKQFQSYKLEKFPRAENTSVYHVKVAWSDTDMNNHTTWSAYVRYAKDGAHNAARTGSLPNFEENLRKGISKIQSHYLGECLEGDELVVYIWEDVGECYQLKCHIDKDKDCLFQCVISFFN; encoded by the exons ATGGCAGCAGTTGCACGGAATCCGGGTTACAA GAGGATATCTCGCCATTTTTTTAAGACTTGTGGATTCAAACTTGTCTCAGTTGATGAGACAGTGGTGGAAGCTACAGTCAGTCATCCTGGGCCAACAATAGCAGACTATGACGTTTATG GACAGCCAAAAATATGGAACATGATGAACCTTGTGGTGTCTGGCAGGATGTTTGCTCACCATTACCGATTAGATGAAACAGGCAAGACTTTCAGGGATTTTGAAAAACTGACCAGTGATTGCTTAACATTCCTTGTGACATCAGAGGTCTGTTTCACAAAGGCCCTTTATGACCCTGATGTCCCTAAAAATACACTACTGACCACCATCAAGGGAGGCTATATTGGAAACACTTCCTTTAATTCACACTCTTTGTTGAAGACAGAAAATAGTGACCTCCTAATCAGCAACATCAATCAAGTTGTCAGCATAGATCCCAAAAGCAGACGACCAAAGCCACTACCAGACTGGTGGAAAATGAAATATGCAGAGTCAGCAAAACAATTCCAGTCCTATAAACTGGAAAAATTTCCTCGGGCAGAGAATACAAGTGTCTACCATGTGAAAGTAGCTTGGAGTGATACAGACATGAATAACCATACCACATGGAGTGCCTATGTCAGATATGCCAAGGATGGTGCCCATAATGCAGCCCGAACTGGTTCCCTGCCCAACTTTGAGGAAAACCTAAGGAAGGGAATCAGCAAAATTCAGTCACATTATCTAGGAGAGTGTTTAGAGGGGGATGAACTTGTAGTTTATATATGGGAAGATGTAGGAGAATGCTATCAATTGAAATGTCACATTGATAAGGATAAGGACTGTTTATTTCAATgtgtaatttcattttttaattag